Sequence from the Polynucleobacter sp. Adler-ghost genome:
TGGAGCCAAAACTGCCCACCATGCTGGCGCATTAAATCCAGGGAAACCACTTTCAGCAATCGTTGGCACATTCGGTAACTCAGGAGATCTTTTAGCGGTAGTAATTACTAAGGGAATGACGCCGCCACTATCGACATGCGGCTTGACTAAGAATTCTGAGCCAACAGCCAGTGGAACTTGACCACCAAGTACATCCTGCATCAAGGGGCCTCCACCACGATAAGGGACGTGATTCCAATCAAAGCCCGCTTGCTTAGCCAAACGCGCCATGGCCAAATGACCCAAGCTACCAATACCAATAGATCCATAGCTAAATTGTTTGCCAGTCTTGGACTGGTCTACCAACTGCTTAAAACTGGTGATCCCAGAATTCTTACTGGCGACCAATACCATCGGTGATGTACCAATTAAGGTCACAGGCGCTATATCTTTAATCGTGTCGTAGGGCAGCTTATCTTTGAGGATCGGATTTACACCGTGCGTGTCAAATACGACCGCAAAGGTATAACCATCAGGATCTGACCTTGTCATGGCAGCAGTTCCAATGACACCGGATGCCCCGCCAATATTTTCAACAATGACGTTTTGCTTTAATTCTGCTTGTAAAGCTGGGGCCAAGGTACGCGCCACTTGATCCACAGAACCACCTGGCGGGAAAACGGCAATCAGGCGAATCGGCTTTTGGGTTGGCCAAGCGCCCACACCGGCAGTTTGAGCGCTAGCAAAAGAACCAGCAAACATCATCAATAAGCCCAATAAAAGGGCTTTTTTAGTTATTTTCAAGAAAATCGGCATACATCATCTCCCTCGATTAAGACTGCAAGATTACCACCCATCCTGGCCGCTTGTTTGATAATGGATACCGGAGCAAGATGAGATTAACGATGAAACCAATTTTGAACATAGCTGCCTACTTATTTGTCAGTCTAGACAATTTAACTGAGCTAAGCGCCAAGATCTTAGATGAGTGCAATTCTAGCGAGTTAAAGGGCACCATTCTCTTAACTGGCGAAGGCATCAATATGTTTTTAGCTGGTAGTGAACCTAAATTGCGTGGCTTTCTAAATGACTTGCGCCAGGATCCACGCTTCGCATCCCTACAAACTAAAGATAGTTGGTCCGAAACGCAGCCCTTTAAGAAGATGCTGGTCAAAATTAAGAATGAAATTATTCGGATGAATCATCCGGCGATTCGTCCGGAAGAGGGGCGCGCAAACTTCATCACACCAAAAAAATTACAAGAGTGGCTTGATCGCGGGACAGATGACTTAGGTCGTCCTGTCGTCATGGTGGATACACGCAATGCTTTTGAGGTCGAGTATGGAACTTTTGAAAATGCACTGCATTTCAATATCGAGAAGTTTACAGAATTTCCTGATGCCATTTCGGCTCATAAAGACGAGCTAGCTGATAAAACTTTGGTGAGCTTTTGTACCGGCGGCATTCGTTGTGAAAAGTCTGGGCTCTACATGCGCGAAATTGGCATGCAACACAGCTATCAGCTAGAGGGTGGCATCCTCAAGTACTTTGAAGAGGTTGGCTCTGCACACTATACCGGCAGCTGCTTCGTATTTGATGAGCGGGAAGCGCTAGAACCTAATCTAGACACCATCCCACTTGAGCGCTCAATCCGAAAAAAACAAATCGCTTAAAGACCAAAGTGATTAGTTTGATTTACCCACCAAAGTCATGTGCTCAACAAAAGGTGGTTTTACGAAGAATGGTCCAACAATAGCTCGCCAATCAGCAAAGGCATCAGAACCCCTAAAGTCGACCGTATGGTTATCCAGGGTATCCCAGTAAATCAACAATAAATAACGAGCAGGACTTTCAATGCTGTGATTAACCTTGAATCCACGAAATCCCTTAGCCTTGGCGATGACGGTATTGACACCTCGCAAAATGGCCTCCTCAAACTCAGCACCCTTAGTTGGGTCAATTTCTATATCGCAGTGCTCTAAAATCATGATGCTCCCTTTTTAAAAAGTATTTTTATATCAATAGTAAAATTCATTTATAAAAGAAGCTTAATTCAAAAAAATATCTAGGCTCGAGACATGTCTAATACCCTCCGTCGGCAAATGCCGATTTTTTTATCTGCCCTGATTTTTTCTAGCATCAGCTCAGTGGCTAGTTTTAATGCTGCAGCGCAATCAATACAAAACTATCCCGTTAAGCCAATTAAGTTGATTGCCCCAGTAGCAGCTGGAGGTGGTCTAGACAATATTGCCCGCTCGCTTGCTGAAAAAATGTCCAAGTCGATTGGTCAAACCATTGTTGTGGAAAATATTGGCGGAGGTGGAGGCACCATTGCCTCGCAATCAGTCGCAAAAGCAACTCCAGATGGCTACACCTTAATGGTTGCCTATGTTGGCTCGCACGGAACCAATCCAGCGGTTCGCAAGCTACCCTACGACGCCATAAAAGATTTCACGGCGATTGGCATGATAGGAGCAACACCAAATGCTCTGGTGATCAATCCCGAGTTACCGATCAAAAATTTTAAAGAATTTATTGATTACGCTAAGAAGAATCCAGACAAAATAAGTTACGGCTCAGCTGGCCCTGGGACCTTGACCCATTTAGGGATGGAGCAATTAAAACTGGCCGCAGGAATTTCTATGGTTCATGTCCCTTATCGTGGTGTAGGGCCAGCCTATACGGATTTGTTAGCAGGTCAAACTCAAGCAATGCTTCCAACCCTCTTTGCCGCCATGCCCTATTTAAATACCAATCGAGTTCGTGGCTTAGCTATCACTGGCGCTAAGCGTAATCCTGCTGCGCCCAACATTCCCACCTTTAAGGAGCTTGGCTACAACGGCTTTGATGGGCAGCAGTGGTATGGAATTGTTGGCCCTGCCAACCTTCCGCCCGCCATTGTTAAGAAACTCAACTCAGAACTCAATAAAGCATTGGCACTGCCGGATTTCTCGGAAAAAATGACCAGTGAGGCAATGACATTAATGCCAATGTCTCCACAACAATTTGAAAACTACATTAAAGAAGATATTGCTCGCTGGGTTAAGGTTGCTAAAGAGCGCAGCATTGAGTTGGAATAAATTTCCTTACTCATTCTTATCAAATTCAATACTTACAAAAAACAGGAAATAACATGTCCCACGCCATCCAAGCAGCAGCCGATCTGAATGCACCACCAGTCACTAAAATATTAGCTGAGTTTGTTACTTCACACACTAGTCAAGGCTGGAGTGCTGAGGTAGACCATGAGGCACATCGCACCTTTTTAAATTGGCTTGGATGCGCAATTGGCGCAGCTAATCATGAGAGCGTTGAATCCTCATTAGCTGCTATCCGTGAATTTCAACCAGCATCTCAGGCGAGTATTCTTGGCCGAAAGGATCGTGTTGACATGGGTGGCGCAGCTCTCATCAATGGCATTAGCTCACATACTTTTGACTTTGATGACACACACCTGAAAACAGTGATTCACCCGGCAGGGCCTGTTGCTTCTGCCATTCTGGCTTTGGGTGAACATACTAATGTCACAGGCCGTCAAATAATTGATTCACTCGTTTTAGGAATTGATGTTGCTTGCCGCATTGGTAATGCCATGTACCCAGATCACTACCATCGTGGCTGGCATATCACTGGTTCCACTGGCATGCTGGGTTCTGCTGCAGCTTGCTCACGCCTCATGGGACTAGACACCCAAAAAACAACTATGGCATTAGGCATCGCAGCATCACAGCCGGTGGGTATGCGCGAGCAGTTTGGCACCATGACAAAACCCTTTCATCCGGGGGGTGCGGCACGTGCAGGACAACTTTCTGCCTTATTGGCCAAGCATGGCTTTACTGCTAGCCCTAAAGCTCTAGAAGCGGGCCGCGGTTATATGCAAACCGTTTCAACTAAATGCGACTGGTCAGAGATTGATCGAGAGCTTGGAAAATCATTTGAGATTTCATTAAATACTTACAAACCATTCGCCTGTGGAATTGTGATCCATCCGGCCATTGACGCATGCGCGCAACTCAAAGCACAAGGCGTTAAAGCAGAAGAAGTTGAACGCATTGAATTACGCGTCCACCCTCTCGTTCTTGAATTAACTGGTAAGAAAACACCTCAAGATGGTCTTGAAGGTAAATTCAGCGTCTACCATGGCTGTGCCGTAGGCTTAATTTTCGGTCAAGCAGGTGAAGGTGAGTACGCCGATGATATTGTCAATCGCCCTGATGTAGTCGCCTTGCGCGCCAAAGTAAACGCCACAACTGATACCTCTATCAGCGAGGCATCGGTGGACGTCAAAGCGATTCTGAAGGACGGTAGGGAAGTTCACATCTTCATTAAAAATGCAATTGGATCTGTTGAGAACCCAATGAGCGACCTTAATTTAGAACAAAAGTTCTCTAGCTTGACTGAGCCAGTAATTGGCAAGGAAAAAACTGGTCAACTCATTGCAGCATTATGGAATCTAGGAAGTGCGCCTGATCTCAAGAAAATATTGAGTCTTTGCACTCCCGACTAACCCACCTGAAAGAAAAAACCAGTCACATGGCCAAGCAACCGAATATCGTCATCTTAGGAGATTACGAGCGCGCCCTGCGTCGCTTCTCTCAATGGGATCGCATAGAGCAAAATTCAAACCTCATAATCCATCACGAGCCGTTGCGAGATGAGGCCTTATATGAGGCAGTCAAAGACGCTGATGTGATTGCTATCGTGCGCGACCGATCCCCCTTTAACGAAGCCATGATTGCAAGGTTGCCAAAGCTCAAATTATTGATGTTCACAGGCAAGAGAAATGGCACGCTAGATAGCGCCGCCCTTCTTTCTCGTAATATTCCGATTGCCTGCACGCCAGGAGGTCCTTCGAAAGAGACTACTGCCGAGTTAACCTGGGCATTAATTTTGGGCGCTTCAAAACAATTGGTTCGCCAAAATAATCTAGTGAGCACTGGTGGCTGGCGCGATGAACTCTCCGTTCTGCCCATGCTCTCCGGCGAGCGTTTGGGCGTTATTGGTCTTGGTGCTATCGGCAGTGCTGTTGCTCGCGTTGGTAAGGCATTCGGTATGGAGATTGTTACTTGGAGTCCGAACATGACCCCAGAACGCGCTGCAATTGAAAATGCAACTTCAGTTAGTCTGGATGAATTACTACGCACATCAAAAGTAGTTACGATGCACTTAGTAGCGGGTCCAGGCACCAAAGGAATCATCAGCGCTGATCAACTTGCTTTAATGCGCCCGGACTCCCTTCTAGTCAATACCTCGCGCTCTGCATTAATTAATATGCCCGACTTATGCGCTGCTCTCAAAAAAGGTTGCCCCGGCCAGGCTGCTATCGACGTATTTGATATTGAACCACTACCATCTCACGATCCCTTACGCAGCACCCCAAATTTATTAGCAACGCCCCACCTGGGCTTTATTGCGGAGCCTGTATTTAAAATGTTCTCGCAAGGGATTACTGAAACTCTGGAAGCATGGTTGGATCAAAAACCAGTACCCCATCCATATCAGCCTTAACGCCTTTGAAAACACTCACTCCAACAGAATTATTTATTACCTTTAGCAAGATCGGTATGTCTGGTTTTGGTGGGGTCCTACCTTGGGCTCGCCGCACTCTGGTAGAGCAAGACAAGGTGCTTAGCTCAGAAGAGTTCAGCGCCATTCTTGGAATATGCCAAATTGTTCCAGGGCCCAATATTCTGAATCTTGCCGTCTGCATTGGCTCACGTCTTTGTGGGGCTAAGGGCGCCTTTGCCGCAGCGCTTGGCCTGACTCTTGGGCCTATCTGCATTGTGATGTTGCTAGCAGTCTTGTATCAGCATTACAGCAATTTAGAAAGTGTTCAAGGCCTACTTAGAGGCATCTCTGCAGTGGGTGTGGGATTAATTGCCTCTACGGGCATCAAAATGTTGCGTGATGAGTTTAAATACCCCACCATGCTTTTGGTCGTAGCCCTGACAGTGACTGCCGCAAGTTACTTCCATCTAGGCCTTGGCTGGGTTGTTCTCCTTATATCTCCGCTTGCTTTGCTATTAGCCTTCAAGAAGGCTCGTAAGTGATGAGCATACTTCTCAGTCTATTTTTAAAGCTTTCTGCTTTTTCTCTGATTGCCTTCGGCGGAATCAATGCGCTACTTCCCAGCCTCTTGGAGCTATCGGTTTATCAAGAGCGGTGGATTGACCTACAAACTTTTGCTGATTACTTTGCAATTGCGCAAGCTGCTCCTGGCCCGAATTTCATGACGGTCACCCTGATCGGTTGGCATGTTGGAGGAGTCCTGGGAGCACTACTAGCCACCTTGGCTATTGCGTGGCCATCATCTATTTTGGTGTACTTTGTACAGCGGCTGATTCTGGGTATGAATGATGAGCAAAGAAAGAAGGCAATTCAGTATGCTGCTGCCGCACTGGCAATTGGCTTAGTGCTTTCTTCTGCGTGGCAGATTGCACTGCAAATCAATCATAGCTATGCTGCATATGGATTGACTCTACTCACTATTGGATTGACGGTATTTACCCGCTGGCATCCTTTATATTTGATCGCACTGGGCGCAGCCCTCGGAATCATGGGATTGATATGAAACTCTCTTCACTTCTTCGTACCTTACTTCATACTTCAATCTCTGGCTTAGCGCTGTCGTTAGCGCTGACTGCGCAGGCTCAAAACACATACCCTAACAAATCTATTAATTTAGTAGTGCCTTATGGTGCAGGCGGCAGCGCAGATTCTCGGAGCAGACAACTGGCCCAGAAAATGAGTGTCATTCTGAAGCAAGCCATTGTGATTGATAACAAGCCAGGTGCTGGTGGCAATATCGGCACTGAGTTTGTTGCAAGATCCGCCCCAGATGGCTACACCATTGGTATGGGAAACTTTGCCCCAATGGCGGTAAACAAAACGCTTTTCGGAAATTTACGCTACGACCCAGAAACCGCTCTTACCCCCATCATCCTGATAGAAAAGGGTCCTCTAATCCTGGTAGTAAACCCAAATTCGCCATACAAAACCATTCAAGATATTGTTACAGCAGCTAAGGCAAAACCAGGAACCCTGACATTTTCTTCAGGAGGAATCGGCGGCAGCCATCAACTCTCCGCTGAGCTATTTATGCAAAATGCCGGCATTCAAATGATTCATGTACCTTACAAGAGTGGTTCTGCTGCGTTGACTGATTTGATGGCAGGCAACGTCGACATGATGTTTGATCAAATGTACTCTGCAGTCCCCAACATCAGGGCAGATAAACTGCGTCCTATCGCCATCACCAGCAAAAAGAGATCGCCACTCTTTCCGAGCGTGCCTAGTTTTGCAGAGCTTGCTTACCCTAAGGTGGAAGTACTCAATTGGCAAGGATTTATTGCACCTGCTGGCACACCTAAATCGATTATCGACACATTAAATAAAGCTGCTAATGAGGCGCTGAAAGATCCACAGCTTAGAGAGTTAATGCTCTCTCAAGGAAATGAAATTGGTGGTGGTAGCCCTGCTGATTTTGCAGCCCTCATTAAATCAGAGGCTGCAAAATGGAGTGCCGTAGTCAAGGCTGGAAATATTAAACCCGAGTAAGCTAGATGCGCAAACTTACTTCAGCGCTTGGTAAGTCAGGATACCTAAAAAAGTAAGGCCAAGTGAACCAACTAAATGTAAAAACGCAGTGCCTAGCGCCCAACTGACTTCACCACGTTGCATAAAACCGACTACTTCAGCAGAGAAGCTGGAGAAGGTGGTGAGACCTCCCAGAAAACCTGTAATCACGAACAACTTCCATTCGGGGGAGAGGCTTTGATTATTGCCAAAAAAGGCTACGGCAATTCCGACGAAATATCCGCCAACCATATTAGAAATAAACGTTCCCAATGGCAGAGTTGAGGCAAGGCTGACTGTTACGAGATTAAAGCCCGCTCTTAGTAAAGCACCGAGACCAGCACCACAAAAAATTGCAAAAATAGATAGCCACATATTCGGTATTTATTGGATTGAGAAAGTGAGCATGCTAATGGAGCCCATTTCTACTCCATCAATTAATATCTTAGGGACCTCACCTTGCTCTTGAAGAGCAAGTGCATACAACGCTGGCCAATAGTGTTCAGGCGTTGGGATAGATAAATGCGCGGCATCACCGCACTGCTCCCAATGAATTAAATTGTCGTGATGGTTTGCATGCATCTCCGAAACAAAAAAATCATTGAACTCTCTAGCCCATGGATAAGGTGTTGCGCCCTCCTCCCAATGAATAGTGCGCAAGTTATGTACAACATTACCGCTTGCCAGAATCAAGATATTCTCGTCACGCAAAGGGCGTAATTTTTTAGCAAGCTCGTAATGCTTACTCGCAGACATGGAACCATCTAGACTCAATTGCACCACCGGTACATCTGCGTTTGGATAGAGATATGTCAGAACAGACCAGGCGCCATGATCAATACCCCACTCGTTCTCTTCAAGTACAACGGGGATATCCAACAATTCTTTTACGCGATCTGCCAGTGCAGGACTACCGGGTGCTGGATATTGAATATCAAAGAGGGCTTGCGGAAATCCCCCAAAGTCATGAATAGTTTTAGGTTTAGCCATTGCAGTAACCCACACTCCGCGTGTTACCCAATGTGCCGAGATGACTAAGATGGCATCTGGCCGTTTAAGTGATTTACCAAGATTAGCCCAAGCGGCTGTATAGCGATTGGGCTCAATGGCGTACATCGGACTGCCATGACCAACAAATACTGCGGGTTGGCGATGGCTAGTCATTACTGCAGATTAGCCGAATACGTAGCCAGTGTGAGCCGCAACCAATGCAAACAAAATGGCTAAGCTAGTAGCAGCTGCCAACATGACGATCAAGGTGATGATTTTCTTATTAACTTCTTCTTTTGACTCTTTATGCCATTCGTTCATGCTAAATCCCTATTAAACACATTATTTGATAGTGCAATTATCCACTATCGGCCGCGGCCAGCCTTGCGCATCATGGCTTTTCCGCCCCCAAAGCCAGCCTGAGGCCTGCCGCCAGGGCCGGATGGGCCTTTTGGGGCTGGTGGAC
This genomic interval carries:
- a CDS encoding tripartite tricarboxylate transporter substrate binding protein; its protein translation is MPIFLKITKKALLLGLLMMFAGSFASAQTAGVGAWPTQKPIRLIAVFPPGGSVDQVARTLAPALQAELKQNVIVENIGGASGVIGTAAMTRSDPDGYTFAVVFDTHGVNPILKDKLPYDTIKDIAPVTLIGTSPMVLVASKNSGITSFKQLVDQSKTGKQFSYGSIGIGSLGHLAMARLAKQAGFDWNHVPYRGGGPLMQDVLGGQVPLAVGSEFLVKPHVDSGGVIPLVITTAKRSPELPNVPTIAESGFPGFNAPAWWAVLAPGKTPPAIVNAMNQAVTKALKTPAVASKLKSQGIEIVAGNPETLRDFIGKQIAVWGKFVIENNIKETQ
- a CDS encoding sulfurtransferase, which translates into the protein MKPILNIAAYLFVSLDNLTELSAKILDECNSSELKGTILLTGEGINMFLAGSEPKLRGFLNDLRQDPRFASLQTKDSWSETQPFKKMLVKIKNEIIRMNHPAIRPEEGRANFITPKKLQEWLDRGTDDLGRPVVMVDTRNAFEVEYGTFENALHFNIEKFTEFPDAISAHKDELADKTLVSFCTGGIRCEKSGLYMREIGMQHSYQLEGGILKYFEEVGSAHYTGSCFVFDEREALEPNLDTIPLERSIRKKQIA
- a CDS encoding antibiotic biosynthesis monooxygenase, yielding MILEHCDIEIDPTKGAEFEEAILRGVNTVIAKAKGFRGFKVNHSIESPARYLLLIYWDTLDNHTVDFRGSDAFADWRAIVGPFFVKPPFVEHMTLVGKSN
- a CDS encoding tripartite tricarboxylate transporter substrate binding protein: MSNTLRRQMPIFLSALIFSSISSVASFNAAAQSIQNYPVKPIKLIAPVAAGGGLDNIARSLAEKMSKSIGQTIVVENIGGGGGTIASQSVAKATPDGYTLMVAYVGSHGTNPAVRKLPYDAIKDFTAIGMIGATPNALVINPELPIKNFKEFIDYAKKNPDKISYGSAGPGTLTHLGMEQLKLAAGISMVHVPYRGVGPAYTDLLAGQTQAMLPTLFAAMPYLNTNRVRGLAITGAKRNPAAPNIPTFKELGYNGFDGQQWYGIVGPANLPPAIVKKLNSELNKALALPDFSEKMTSEAMTLMPMSPQQFENYIKEDIARWVKVAKERSIELE
- a CDS encoding MmgE/PrpD family protein, with translation MSHAIQAAADLNAPPVTKILAEFVTSHTSQGWSAEVDHEAHRTFLNWLGCAIGAANHESVESSLAAIREFQPASQASILGRKDRVDMGGAALINGISSHTFDFDDTHLKTVIHPAGPVASAILALGEHTNVTGRQIIDSLVLGIDVACRIGNAMYPDHYHRGWHITGSTGMLGSAAACSRLMGLDTQKTTMALGIAASQPVGMREQFGTMTKPFHPGGAARAGQLSALLAKHGFTASPKALEAGRGYMQTVSTKCDWSEIDRELGKSFEISLNTYKPFACGIVIHPAIDACAQLKAQGVKAEEVERIELRVHPLVLELTGKKTPQDGLEGKFSVYHGCAVGLIFGQAGEGEYADDIVNRPDVVALRAKVNATTDTSISEASVDVKAILKDGREVHIFIKNAIGSVENPMSDLNLEQKFSSLTEPVIGKEKTGQLIAALWNLGSAPDLKKILSLCTPD
- a CDS encoding D-2-hydroxyacid dehydrogenase family protein, whose amino-acid sequence is MAKQPNIVILGDYERALRRFSQWDRIEQNSNLIIHHEPLRDEALYEAVKDADVIAIVRDRSPFNEAMIARLPKLKLLMFTGKRNGTLDSAALLSRNIPIACTPGGPSKETTAELTWALILGASKQLVRQNNLVSTGGWRDELSVLPMLSGERLGVIGLGAIGSAVARVGKAFGMEIVTWSPNMTPERAAIENATSVSLDELLRTSKVVTMHLVAGPGTKGIISADQLALMRPDSLLVNTSRSALINMPDLCAALKKGCPGQAAIDVFDIEPLPSHDPLRSTPNLLATPHLGFIAEPVFKMFSQGITETLEAWLDQKPVPHPYQP
- a CDS encoding chromate transporter → MKTLTPTELFITFSKIGMSGFGGVLPWARRTLVEQDKVLSSEEFSAILGICQIVPGPNILNLAVCIGSRLCGAKGAFAAALGLTLGPICIVMLLAVLYQHYSNLESVQGLLRGISAVGVGLIASTGIKMLRDEFKYPTMLLVVALTVTAASYFHLGLGWVVLLISPLALLLAFKKARK
- a CDS encoding chromate transporter, with amino-acid sequence MSILLSLFLKLSAFSLIAFGGINALLPSLLELSVYQERWIDLQTFADYFAIAQAAPGPNFMTVTLIGWHVGGVLGALLATLAIAWPSSILVYFVQRLILGMNDEQRKKAIQYAAAALAIGLVLSSAWQIALQINHSYAAYGLTLLTIGLTVFTRWHPLYLIALGAALGIMGLI
- a CDS encoding tripartite tricarboxylate transporter substrate binding protein yields the protein MKLSSLLRTLLHTSISGLALSLALTAQAQNTYPNKSINLVVPYGAGGSADSRSRQLAQKMSVILKQAIVIDNKPGAGGNIGTEFVARSAPDGYTIGMGNFAPMAVNKTLFGNLRYDPETALTPIILIEKGPLILVVNPNSPYKTIQDIVTAAKAKPGTLTFSSGGIGGSHQLSAELFMQNAGIQMIHVPYKSGSAALTDLMAGNVDMMFDQMYSAVPNIRADKLRPIAITSKKRSPLFPSVPSFAELAYPKVEVLNWQGFIAPAGTPKSIIDTLNKAANEALKDPQLRELMLSQGNEIGGGSPADFAALIKSEAAKWSAVVKAGNIKPE
- the crcB gene encoding fluoride efflux transporter CrcB, whose amino-acid sequence is MWLSIFAIFCGAGLGALLRAGFNLVTVSLASTLPLGTFISNMVGGYFVGIAVAFFGNNQSLSPEWKLFVITGFLGGLTTFSSFSAEVVGFMQRGEVSWALGTAFLHLVGSLGLTFLGILTYQALK
- the ygiD gene encoding 4,5-DOPA dioxygenase extradiol, whose protein sequence is MTSHRQPAVFVGHGSPMYAIEPNRYTAAWANLGKSLKRPDAILVISAHWVTRGVWVTAMAKPKTIHDFGGFPQALFDIQYPAPGSPALADRVKELLDIPVVLEENEWGIDHGAWSVLTYLYPNADVPVVQLSLDGSMSASKHYELAKKLRPLRDENILILASGNVVHNLRTIHWEEGATPYPWAREFNDFFVSEMHANHHDNLIHWEQCGDAAHLSIPTPEHYWPALYALALQEQGEVPKILIDGVEMGSISMLTFSIQ